In Streptomyces sp. NBC_00878, a single window of DNA contains:
- a CDS encoding IS5 family transposase gives MNIDSTSCRAHQHAAGAPRRPPADYPQKGGGAREEADGREALGRSRGGLTSKVHLLSDDRARPLTWQTSPGQRGGSPMFAPVLDALRIRRRGPGRPRSRSDRVRGDKAYSSRDNRAYLRRRGIKATIAQPGDQRAHRRRHGRSGGRPPAFDKAQYRRRNAVERCVNKWKQFRAVASRYDKRDYIFNGTLTVTAIVIWLRDTVQEPSETT, from the coding sequence GTGAACATCGACTCGACGTCCTGCCGGGCGCATCAGCACGCGGCCGGGGCGCCCCGCAGGCCTCCGGCCGACTACCCGCAAAAAGGGGGCGGGGCGCGTGAGGAGGCGGATGGGCGCGAGGCGCTGGGGCGCTCGCGGGGCGGGCTGACCAGCAAGGTCCATCTGCTCTCCGACGACCGGGCCCGCCCGCTGACCTGGCAGACCTCGCCCGGTCAGCGGGGTGGCAGCCCGATGTTCGCTCCGGTGCTGGACGCCTTACGCATCCGACGCCGCGGACCGGGCCGCCCGCGCAGCCGATCGGACAGGGTCCGCGGCGACAAGGCCTACTCCAGTCGGGACAACCGCGCCTACCTGCGACGGCGCGGGATCAAGGCCACCATCGCGCAACCTGGTGACCAGCGGGCTCACCGCAGGCGCCACGGACGCTCCGGTGGCCGGCCCCCGGCCTTCGACAAGGCCCAGTACCGCCGCCGCAACGCGGTCGAGCGGTGCGTGAACAAGTGGAAGCAGTTCCGCGCCGTGGCCAGCCGGTACGACAAACGCGACTACATCTTCAACGGCACCCTCACCGTCACCGCGATCGTCATCTGGCTCCGCGACACCGTCCAAGAGCCATCAGAAACGACCTAG
- a CDS encoding PAS domain S-box protein, protein MGDVHGPRIADGTEDAAAQQTELARRAQLVDELSQELDDTNRGLIALHTELEAARRAEARLAAIVASSDDAMISVDPSHLVQTWNPGAQRLFGHTEQHIVGQTIETLMPDAAFHVFQAVVEQIRSEGHADSYQSRWRRTDGTDVDVAVTVSPMRDAEGALIGFSTVARDITHQLLAQAELAAARADREVMAERDRIAGDLHDMVIQRVFGAGLALQSITARLTRPDAATRIHTVIGELDATIRELRGTIFNLNQPTQKAASLRTQVLDETSTAQDRLGFAPSVEFDGPVDAALPDEIAANLLAVLREALSNVARHAHATAAWVAVHAGDELLLDVTDNGRGLGRPTRSSGLTNLRRRAEKLGGTFEVADRPEGGTRLRWRIPPHH, encoded by the coding sequence ATGGGGGACGTACATGGCCCCCGGATCGCCGACGGCACGGAGGACGCGGCCGCGCAGCAGACCGAACTGGCGCGCCGAGCACAGCTGGTGGACGAGCTGAGCCAGGAGCTGGACGACACCAACCGCGGCCTGATAGCCCTGCACACCGAGCTGGAGGCTGCCCGGCGCGCCGAGGCCCGGCTCGCGGCCATCGTGGCCTCCTCCGACGACGCCATGATCTCGGTCGATCCCAGTCACCTCGTCCAGACCTGGAACCCCGGTGCCCAGCGGCTGTTCGGCCACACCGAGCAGCACATCGTCGGCCAGACCATCGAGACGCTCATGCCCGACGCGGCCTTCCACGTCTTCCAGGCAGTGGTGGAACAGATCCGTTCCGAAGGGCACGCCGACTCCTACCAGAGCCGCTGGCGCCGTACCGACGGCACGGACGTCGACGTGGCGGTCACCGTCTCGCCGATGCGTGACGCGGAAGGGGCCCTGATCGGCTTCTCGACGGTGGCGCGGGACATCACCCACCAGCTGCTCGCCCAGGCCGAGTTGGCCGCCGCCCGCGCCGACCGCGAGGTGATGGCCGAGCGCGACCGCATCGCCGGCGACTTGCACGACATGGTCATCCAGCGGGTCTTCGGCGCCGGCCTCGCGTTGCAGAGCATCACCGCCCGCCTCACTCGCCCCGACGCCGCGACGCGCATCCACACGGTCATCGGTGAACTCGACGCCACCATCCGGGAGTTGCGCGGCACCATCTTCAACCTCAACCAGCCCACCCAGAAGGCGGCCAGCCTCCGCACCCAGGTCCTCGACGAGACCTCCACCGCACAGGACCGGCTCGGCTTCGCCCCCTCGGTCGAGTTCGACGGCCCTGTCGACGCCGCCCTGCCCGACGAAATCGCCGCGAACCTGCTCGCCGTGCTGCGTGAAGCCCTGTCCAACGTCGCCCGCCATGCCCACGCCACCGCCGCCTGGGTCGCCGTCCATGCCGGAGACGAACTGCTCCTGGACGTCACCGACAACGGCCGCGGTCTGGGCCGGCCCACCCGAAGCAGCGGCCTGACCAACCTGCGCCGCCGCGCGGAGAAGCTCGGCGGCACGTTCGAGGTGGCCGACCGCCCCGAGGGCGGCACCCGACTGCGCTGGCGCATCCCCCCTCACCACTGA
- a CDS encoding ATP-binding protein produces the protein MTDREPSVFDIVDESDLIRVRKVLRTEAEAVGLNLVDATKLITAGSELARNILNYATGRRGRVTVEQVHRQSRRGVRASFADDGPGIEDIEAALTDGFSTRGSMGLGLPGARRLVDDMTLTSAAGAGTTVVIVKWQR, from the coding sequence GTGACGGACAGAGAACCGTCCGTTTTCGACATCGTCGACGAGTCCGACCTGATCCGCGTCCGCAAGGTGCTGCGCACCGAGGCCGAGGCGGTGGGGCTCAACCTGGTGGACGCGACAAAGCTGATCACGGCCGGCAGCGAGCTGGCCCGCAACATCCTCAACTACGCAACCGGCCGCCGTGGCCGGGTCACCGTCGAGCAGGTGCATCGGCAGAGTCGGCGGGGGGTGCGGGCCTCGTTCGCTGACGACGGTCCGGGCATCGAGGACATCGAGGCGGCGCTGACCGATGGCTTCAGCACCCGGGGCAGCATGGGGCTGGGCCTGCCCGGAGCCCGGCGGCTGGTGGACGACATGACCCTCACCTCCGCCGCCGGGGCGGGCACGACCGTAGTGATCGTGAAATGGCAGCGGTGA
- a CDS encoding TIGR02677 family protein has translation MTTDPSREVRADRPDYTPFAHLTVPNADLYRLVMGAFLAAKERFAVHLRPEDVYAALPLERRPAEPESVVKALDSLVEWGNLRADPDTARVTAVEDFYRKRFIYQLTRAGEAAEEALAGYDEALGRRGALQAVALHDIVTQLRALLVIAAEEEPDAAKAHLALSSLTGRFEALAENARAFMGSLQRTIDLHGVEVEAFLVYKDQLIRYLERFIQDLITLGGRIALLIRELEGQGRVQGLLRLAAVREAADAAPDEAESAEARAYVRWLARWSGLAAWFVSGDDRESQARLLRGRALGAIPQLLAVVRQLNERRAGRSDRSADFRTLARWFAQAPDDAARHRLWRTAFGLHPARHLTVDADTLAERATRPVPASTPWAEAEPLRISPQLRRTGSYERRGKPRKVQGRSEERRLLEEIAAKQTAEITEARARLATPGVTRLSGLGELDPLAFRLFLQLLGDALATWRPGTVSTTATSNDGSMEIRLTALADGTTAEVHTPGGVFRGPDHRIEITDLTREAPIPKADAPPQEDR, from the coding sequence ATGACGACTGATCCTTCCCGCGAGGTACGCGCCGACCGCCCCGACTACACGCCGTTCGCGCACCTGACAGTGCCCAACGCCGATCTGTACCGGCTCGTCATGGGTGCGTTCCTGGCGGCCAAGGAACGGTTCGCTGTGCACCTGCGTCCCGAAGACGTGTACGCGGCGCTGCCCCTGGAGCGCCGACCGGCGGAGCCGGAATCCGTCGTCAAGGCCCTGGACTCCCTCGTCGAGTGGGGAAACCTACGGGCTGATCCGGACACCGCACGGGTCACAGCGGTCGAGGACTTCTACCGCAAGCGGTTCATCTACCAGCTCACGCGGGCGGGTGAGGCCGCCGAGGAGGCGCTGGCCGGGTACGACGAGGCCCTGGGGCGGCGCGGCGCGCTGCAGGCGGTGGCGCTGCACGACATCGTCACCCAGCTGCGCGCCCTGCTGGTGATCGCGGCCGAGGAGGAACCCGACGCGGCCAAGGCCCATCTGGCGTTGTCCTCCCTGACGGGCCGGTTCGAGGCACTCGCCGAGAACGCGCGGGCGTTCATGGGGTCGCTGCAGCGCACCATCGACCTGCACGGCGTCGAGGTCGAGGCGTTCCTCGTGTACAAGGACCAACTGATCCGGTATCTGGAGCGGTTCATCCAGGATCTGATCACGCTGGGCGGCCGGATCGCTCTGTTGATCAGGGAGTTGGAGGGGCAGGGCCGGGTCCAGGGGCTGCTGCGGCTGGCCGCGGTCCGGGAGGCGGCCGACGCGGCTCCGGACGAGGCCGAGAGCGCCGAGGCGCGGGCGTACGTGCGGTGGCTGGCGCGCTGGTCGGGGCTCGCGGCCTGGTTCGTGTCCGGGGACGACCGCGAGTCGCAGGCCCGTTTGCTGCGCGGTCGGGCACTGGGCGCGATTCCCCAACTGCTCGCTGTCGTACGTCAGTTGAACGAGCGGCGGGCCGGGCGCTCCGACCGGTCGGCGGATTTCCGTACGCTGGCCCGCTGGTTCGCCCAGGCGCCGGACGACGCCGCGCGGCACCGGCTGTGGCGTACCGCGTTCGGTCTGCATCCAGCCCGCCATCTCACCGTCGACGCCGACACCCTCGCGGAGCGGGCCACCCGTCCGGTGCCGGCGTCCACGCCGTGGGCCGAGGCCGAGCCGCTGCGGATCAGTCCGCAGTTGCGCCGCACCGGGAGCTACGAGCGGCGCGGCAAACCGCGCAAGGTCCAAGGCCGTTCCGAGGAACGCCGGCTGCTCGAAGAGATCGCCGCCAAGCAGACCGCGGAGATCACCGAGGCCCGCGCCCGCCTGGCGACACCCGGGGTCACCCGCCTGTCCGGCCTGGGCGAACTCGACCCGCTCGCCTTCCGGTTGTTCCTGCAGCTCCTCGGGGACGCCTTGGCCACGTGGCGGCCCGGCACCGTCTCGACCACGGCGACCAGCAACGACGGCTCGATGGAGATCCGGCTCACCGCGCTCGCGGACGGCACCACGGCCGAAGTCCACACTCCCGGCGGCGTGTTCCGTGGCCCCGACCACAGAATCGAGATCACCGATCTCACCCGCGAAGCCCCCATACCGAAGGCCGACGCCCCACCGCAGGAGGACCGATGA
- a CDS encoding PAS domain S-box protein: MTTPPGGGQDPEASLRDLEVMLDAVTDHAVVKLGPGGEVVRWSRSAQAMTGYTEPEMVGQSMSVLHTEEDRGAGLMEQELESARQDGQREFQGWRVGKGGRRFLAHIALTPVRGEDGAVTSFVEVFRDVTESARAESLFHGLLESAPDAMVIVGSDARIVLINRQAEALFGFERAELVGREIEVLVPPRFRDRHVGHRSGFLADPRLRPMGAGLELAGMRRDGTEFPVEISLSPLETAEGTLVAAAIRDVTERRETEQRLLRQRDEILELSTPVIQVWDKVLALPIIGTLDTLRATRLTEGLLEKIAQSQAEVAILDISGVPTIDTQVAQHLLKTVQAAALMGTVSIMSGVRPETAQSMVHLGIDMGRLRSRNTLQDALQLALAVLAERAGTAAAAARALTSGGSR, from the coding sequence ATGACGACGCCACCAGGGGGCGGCCAGGATCCGGAGGCGAGCCTGCGTGATCTTGAGGTGATGCTGGACGCGGTCACGGACCATGCCGTCGTCAAACTGGGGCCGGGCGGTGAGGTGGTCCGCTGGAGCCGTAGCGCCCAGGCGATGACCGGCTACACGGAGCCCGAGATGGTGGGGCAGTCGATGTCGGTGCTGCACACCGAGGAAGACCGCGGCGCCGGGCTGATGGAGCAGGAACTGGAGTCCGCCCGCCAGGACGGGCAGCGGGAGTTCCAGGGCTGGCGTGTCGGTAAGGGCGGTAGGCGATTCCTCGCCCACATCGCGCTGACGCCGGTGCGCGGCGAGGACGGGGCGGTGACCAGCTTCGTCGAGGTCTTCCGGGACGTCACGGAGAGCGCGCGGGCCGAGTCGTTGTTCCACGGCCTGCTGGAGTCGGCCCCGGACGCGATGGTGATCGTGGGATCGGACGCGCGGATCGTCCTGATCAACCGACAAGCGGAGGCGCTGTTCGGCTTCGAACGTGCCGAGTTGGTGGGCCGGGAGATCGAGGTGCTGGTGCCACCGCGGTTCCGCGACCGCCACGTCGGCCACCGCTCCGGCTTCCTCGCCGATCCCCGCCTGCGGCCGATGGGGGCGGGGTTGGAGCTGGCCGGGATGCGCCGGGACGGCACCGAGTTCCCCGTCGAGATCAGCCTGAGTCCGCTGGAGACCGCTGAGGGGACGCTCGTGGCGGCGGCGATCCGGGACGTCACCGAGCGCCGGGAGACCGAGCAGCGGCTGCTGCGGCAGCGCGACGAGATCCTGGAGCTGTCCACGCCGGTGATCCAGGTGTGGGACAAGGTGCTGGCGCTGCCGATCATCGGCACGCTGGACACGCTGCGGGCCACGCGGCTGACCGAGGGCCTGCTGGAGAAGATCGCGCAGAGCCAGGCAGAGGTGGCCATCCTGGACATCAGCGGGGTGCCCACCATCGACACCCAGGTCGCCCAGCATCTGTTGAAGACGGTCCAGGCGGCAGCCCTGATGGGGACGGTGAGCATCATGAGCGGGGTGCGGCCGGAGACGGCCCAGTCCATGGTGCACCTGGGCATCGACATGGGGCGCCTGCGCTCCCGTAACACGTTGCAGGACGCGTTGCAGCTGGCGTTGGCGGTGCTCGCCGAGCGGGCCGGGACCGCGGCGGCGGCCGCCCGGGCGCTGACGTCCGGGGGGTCGCGGTGA
- a CDS encoding STAS domain-containing protein, which produces MTEDVVPVMKIGDTLLVALHGDLDDTTVIQIEEQLTREVARTGASGMLIDVSRLSVVDSFIARVLARIVAMVRLLGAQAAVVGIQPAVAITLVELGVPMGHLDTALNAEQGLALLERLRRADTGTDRP; this is translated from the coding sequence GTGACCGAAGACGTGGTTCCGGTCATGAAGATCGGTGACACGCTCCTGGTCGCGTTGCACGGCGACCTGGACGACACCACGGTGATACAGATCGAGGAGCAGCTCACCCGGGAGGTCGCGCGCACCGGTGCGTCGGGCATGCTCATCGACGTCAGTCGGCTGAGCGTGGTCGACTCGTTCATCGCCCGGGTACTGGCGAGGATCGTGGCAATGGTCCGGCTGTTGGGGGCGCAGGCGGCCGTGGTGGGGATCCAGCCGGCGGTCGCCATCACCCTGGTGGAACTCGGCGTGCCGATGGGGCATCTGGACACCGCGCTCAACGCCGAACAGGGCCTGGCCCTGCTGGAGCGGCTGCGACGCGCCGATACCGGTACGGATCGCCCGTGA
- a CDS encoding SpoIIE family protein phosphatase, which translates to MAALSESEHRRHAVAAEEDVGALRRAVARMAAGQHALRPGVAELVATELATNLLRHAHPGGYVLARKAGDGIELLSVDHGPGMTAAALAPSSGAASPVAPPSSRGGGLKAGLNVVRRNAAEFDWYATRRGTVVHARLGAPAPAGHAGWRFGGVNVPLGGDGESGDAWAVAPSRRTAALVVDGLGHGPGAAAAARAAITTFEGAAVTDLDRLVRHTHEAMRATRGGVLGACLIDPGRGELTYAAVGNITGRVLTGGRSVHLLDRPGTLGTQLPLPTVRLQHGPWEPGSTLILVSDGIRSVWSLEDHPRLLDHHPAIIAAVLHREYGRATDDATVLVVRQVTAMA; encoded by the coding sequence GTGGCGGCCCTGAGCGAGAGCGAACACCGCCGCCACGCCGTCGCAGCAGAGGAGGACGTCGGCGCCCTGCGCCGAGCGGTGGCCCGCATGGCCGCCGGACAGCACGCGCTGCGCCCGGGCGTGGCCGAGCTGGTGGCCACCGAGCTGGCCACCAATCTGCTCCGACACGCGCACCCGGGTGGGTACGTGCTGGCCCGGAAGGCCGGCGACGGGATCGAGCTGCTGTCCGTCGACCACGGCCCGGGAATGACCGCCGCGGCACTCGCCCCGTCGTCCGGGGCTGCCTCGCCCGTCGCGCCGCCCTCATCCCGCGGGGGCGGTCTGAAGGCGGGACTGAACGTCGTCAGGCGCAACGCCGCCGAGTTCGACTGGTACGCCACCCGCCGCGGCACCGTCGTCCATGCCAGGCTTGGCGCCCCTGCACCGGCCGGGCACGCAGGGTGGCGCTTCGGTGGGGTCAACGTCCCCCTCGGCGGCGACGGTGAGTCCGGGGACGCCTGGGCCGTCGCGCCCAGTCGGCGGACAGCCGCCCTGGTCGTCGACGGACTGGGCCACGGTCCAGGCGCCGCCGCAGCGGCCCGGGCCGCGATCACCACGTTCGAAGGCGCTGCCGTCACCGACCTCGACCGCCTCGTGCGGCACACCCACGAGGCGATGCGCGCCACCCGCGGCGGCGTCCTGGGCGCGTGTCTGATCGACCCCGGGCGGGGCGAACTCACCTACGCTGCGGTCGGCAACATCACCGGACGGGTCCTCACCGGAGGCCGTTCCGTCCACCTGCTGGACCGCCCCGGCACCCTCGGCACCCAACTGCCCCTTCCCACCGTCCGCCTTCAACACGGCCCGTGGGAGCCCGGATCGACCCTCATCCTGGTCTCCGACGGCATCCGCTCCGTCTGGAGCCTGGAGGACCACCCGCGCCTGCTGGACCACCACCCGGCGATCATCGCCGCCGTGCTCCACCGCGAGTACGGCCGGGCCACCGACGACGCCACCGTGCTCGTGGTCCGTCAAGTCACCGCCATGGCATGA